The Verrucomicrobiota bacterium genome segment AACAGCACGGGATCGTTGCCTGCCACCCGCCGCAATTGGCGGAGGTGCGCGGGCTTCGGGTCCAGCATCAGGCTGGGATTGTGCGCGCCATGATAGCCCGGCTCGGGCGACAGAAACGGTCCTTCCAGATGCCAGCCGGCAATGGCGCGCGCCAATTCGGGAGACGCAGCACGCAAACAGCGCACATGAGCCAACCGTTCTAACATGCGGTCCCAATCGTCCGTAATGAGCGTGAAAAAGAAGCGTCCGCAGGCATCACGCTGCAAAGAGCAGACCGCACGATGCAGCTCCTGTGCCGACAAATTGTCCTGCTGGAAATCAACGCCGCCATAGCCGTTGATTTGCGGATCAAAAAGCAGCGGTGCGATGAATAACGTCTTGTTCGGACGGACACTGGTGTAACGATCAATCCCCACGATCTGATCATCCCGCAAGTAGATCATCCGCGACTGGACATTCATGAAATCACGAACGCACAGGCGTTCGGTATGTTCTGGTATTTTATGCCGGGAGTACATGCTGGGTGGCGGAGTTGGCGTATTTTTCCTGAGCTCGGTATAAAACATCCACGATATTGCGGAGGTACTGCTCGTCGGTAATGCCTTCGGTGGCGTCGGGCGGAAAATTCACGATGCAGGAGTAGTGTTGCGCCATGCGGCTGAACAATTCCACGCGCGCCTCGGGCGTAAACGCATCGCGGCGCAGGATGGCTTGCAAAGCCAGCGCGGCTTCCGCCGGACTTACCCGCTGGCGCAAGCGCGCAACCAAATGTGGGTGCTGGCGAAGAGAATTAAACTTGCCGGAAAGGATTTGGTCGAGGTCCGGCTCGTTGACTTTCGGAAAGCGAACAACCACGGTGTTCGCCGCAAGGTCCCCCAATCGCTGGGCACGCGGCGATAACAGGCACGCAATCCCGCCCACCAGGTACACAAAGGGCAATGCGTCCACGAAACGCAGCAAGTTGCGGATCACAACCTGGCTGGGCTGGAGGCGCAACCCCTGGGCATCCACCACCCGCAGCCGCATCACGCGCTTGCCGATCGTTTGCCCGCGCCAAACCCATTCGAGCAGGATTCCATAGCCAATGGAGATGACGAAATAGCCGATCATCTGCACCGCGCCCGCCAAGTCGGGACTCAACCACGCCAGAAACATCAGCCCATAGCTAAGCAGGATGATCATCACCAAAATGCAGGCCAGATCAATGGACCATGCCAACATGCGAGTTACCGGGCTGGCCAGCAATTGGGAAAAGACAATCCCTTCCGGCGTCCGGATGCGC includes the following:
- a CDS encoding RDD family protein — encoded protein: MPVDRTNTLRIRTPEGIVFSQLLASPVTRMLAWSIDLACILVMIILLSYGLMFLAWLSPDLAGAVQMIGYFVISIGYGILLEWVWRGQTIGKRVMRLRVVDAQGLRLQPSQVVIRNLLRFVDALPFVYLVGGIACLLSPRAQRLGDLAANTVVVRFPKVNEPDLDQILSGKFNSLRQHPHLVARLRQRVSPAEAALALQAILRRDAFTPEARVELFSRMAQHYSCIVNFPPDATEGITDEQYLRNIVDVLYRAQEKYANSATQHVLPA